In Fusarium oxysporum f. sp. lycopersici 4287 supercont2.34 genomic scaffold, whole genome shotgun sequence, the following proteins share a genomic window:
- a CDS encoding uncharacterized protein (At least one base has a quality score < 10): MPQNLRTRVDLLFGHYYLLRGENRRKMELADLSLLDYPSSEGPTPCGCLVTLLQDGKLNKTAKKEFMGALRHKDPLFCTQGALAQLFFWRWHVAGEPSPSFRRRQDWYRIKVLVGRDREQELSYPTQLQETWRIFGAAGLMASKKTHLPRRVGAQDAETHGTSLAQISQAGRWNQSVLCQAYLTHLPRQFMRIVAGFSASPGDYFLARAAHEPPYVLQKQLWPWIEEWEPRFEARARRQCWAEGGLDDDDLAADGFLKLMRRLRIVLLQDLAVLQPRYPSLPFFAYAPFNGPEWDEFAVAVRSDAVGATEPLSLLVQRALPELSGVLESTREAVLQNSQRLAIRLEARLEGIQGGLDALLQGKVPVTFTGHFGAGPAVSLAPAPAPSTAPTLNFNTAPAPAPEPPVPGMPVVAALAKVFTVWDVWKEWEEGIAGQPAVRVLEET, translated from the coding sequence ATGCCGCAAAACCTCCGTACGCGAGTTGACCTCCTATTCGGCCACTACTACCTCTTACGGGGGGAAAACCGCCGTAAGATGGAGCTTGCAGACCTGTCTCTACTCGACTATCCGTCTTCAGAAGGCCCGACCCCCTGTGGCTGCCTCGTTACCCTTTTGCAAGACGGTAAGCTAAACAAGACGGCAAAGAAAGAGTTCATGGGTGCCCTCCGGCATAAGGACCCCTTGTTCTGTACGCAAGGGGCCTTAGcacagctcttcttctggcgcTGGCACGTCGCCGGCGAGCCGTCCCCGTCTTTCCGGCGCCGCCAGGACTGGTATCGgatcaaggttcttgtcGGACGGGACCGCGAGCAGGAGCTCTCGTACCCGACGCAGCTACAAGAGACCTGGCGTATCTTCGGTGCTGCTGGCCTTATGGCGTCAAAGAAGACGCACCTCCCGCGCAGGGTAGGCGCCCAGGACGCGGAGACTCACGGCACGTCACTCGCCCAGATCTCGCAGGCCGGCCGCTGGAACCAGAGCGTGCTCTGCCAGGCCTATCTTACGCATCTACCGCGCCAGTTCATGCGTATTGTCGCCGGCTTCTCGGCGTCACCCGGGGACTACTTCCTCGCGCGTGCGGCCCACGAGCCCCCGTACGTCTTACAAAAGCAGCTCTGGCCGTGGATCGAGGAGTGGGAGCCTCGCTTTGAGGCTCGCGCGCGCCGGCAATGCTGGGCAGAAGGTGgcctcgacgacgacgacctAGCCGCCGACGGCTTCCTTAAGCTTATGCGGCGCCTGCGTATAGTACTGTTACAGGACCTGGCTGTATTGCAGCCTCGCTATCCGTCGCTACCCTTCTTCGCCTACGCCCCTTTTAACGGGCCCGAATGGGATGAGTTCGCCGTCGCCGTTCGCTCTGACGCGGTAGGGGCTACGGAACCGTTAAGCCTGCTCGTACAACGCGCGTTGCCAGAGCTTAGCGGTGTGTTAGAGAGCACACGCGAAGCCGTCTTACAGAATAGCCAGCGGCTGGCCATCCGGCTAGAGGCCCGGCTAGAAGGAATTCAGGGCGGCCTCGATGCCCTCCTCCAAGGCAAGGTCCCTGTCACCTTTACCGGCCACTTTGGAGCCGGGCCAGCAGTGTCGCTggcgccggcgccggcgccgTCGACAGCCCCTACCTTGAACTTCAATacggctccggctccggctccagagcctccagTACCAGGTATGCCCGTCGTTGCAGCCCTGGCCAAGGTCTTTACAGTGTGGGATGTCTGGAAGGAATGGGAGGAAGGGATTGCAGGTCAGCCGGCCGTACGGGTGCTAGAAGAGACGTGA